From a region of the Geothrix sp. 21YS21S-2 genome:
- a CDS encoding (deoxy)nucleoside triphosphate pyrophosphohydrolase: MTKNEKIRVVAAVARRADRFLLCQRPADKRHGGLWEFPGGKLEPGESAQDAARRELAEELGVDVLACGEQLFTIDDPGSRFVIEFHPVVFDGEPACLEHAALAWVSVPELLRLDLAPGDRRFAEFLAGSTGSGA; this comes from the coding sequence GTGACGAAGAACGAAAAGATCCGCGTGGTGGCCGCCGTGGCCCGGAGGGCCGACCGGTTCCTGCTCTGCCAGCGCCCGGCGGACAAGCGCCACGGCGGCCTCTGGGAATTCCCCGGCGGCAAGCTGGAGCCCGGCGAATCCGCCCAGGACGCCGCCCGGCGGGAACTTGCCGAGGAGCTGGGCGTGGACGTGCTCGCCTGCGGGGAGCAGCTCTTCACCATCGACGATCCCGGCTCGCGCTTCGTCATCGAGTTCCACCCGGTGGTCTTCGACGGTGAGCCCGCCTGCCTGGAGCACGCGGCCCTGGCCTGGGTGTCCGTCCCCGAGCTGCTCCGCCTGGACCTGGCGCCCGGGGACCGGCGGTTCGCCGAGTTCCTCGCCGGTTCCACGGGCAGCGGCGCCTGA
- a CDS encoding SDR family oxidoreductase, translated as MDLGLNGRIILITGGSKGIGLACASAFAAEGCRVAICSRSQANVDQALAGLPGAVGFVADCSDAEAAAALVEAVETRLGPVDVLVSSAGAARQSPPDDLTPAAWRAAMDGKYFSTINVVDPMVKRMAARGRGVILNVIGSGGRVASPVHLPGGAANAALMLATAGLGAAYAPRGVRVVGINPGMTETGRVATRLDADAKRLGISVEEARQRNVEKIPMGRLATPKEIAETLVFLASDRASYITGVTLTMDGARNPVVL; from the coding sequence ATGGACCTGGGTCTGAACGGCAGGATCATCCTCATCACCGGCGGCTCCAAGGGCATCGGCCTGGCCTGCGCCTCCGCCTTCGCCGCGGAAGGCTGCCGGGTCGCCATCTGCTCCCGCTCCCAGGCCAACGTGGACCAGGCCCTGGCGGGGCTGCCGGGGGCCGTGGGGTTCGTGGCGGACTGCTCGGACGCCGAGGCCGCGGCGGCGCTGGTGGAAGCCGTGGAGACGCGGCTGGGGCCGGTGGACGTGCTGGTGAGCAGCGCGGGAGCCGCCCGGCAATCCCCGCCCGATGACCTGACGCCCGCGGCCTGGCGGGCCGCCATGGACGGGAAGTATTTCTCCACCATCAACGTCGTGGACCCCATGGTGAAGCGCATGGCCGCCCGGGGGCGCGGCGTGATCCTCAACGTCATCGGTTCCGGAGGGCGGGTCGCCTCGCCGGTCCACCTTCCCGGAGGCGCCGCCAACGCGGCGCTCATGCTGGCCACCGCCGGCCTGGGAGCGGCCTACGCGCCCAGGGGGGTGCGGGTCGTGGGGATCAATCCCGGCATGACGGAAACCGGCCGGGTCGCCACCCGGCTCGACGCCGACGCGAAGCGGCTGGGCATCTCGGTGGAGGAGGCCCGGCAGCGGAACGTGGAGAAGATCCCCATGGGCCGCCTGGCGACGCCCAAGGAGATCGCCGAGACGCTCGTCTTCCTGGCTTCGGACCGGGCGAGCTACATCACGGGGGTCACCCTCACCATGGATGGGGCGCGGAACCCGGTCGTCCTGTGA
- a CDS encoding SagB/ThcOx family dehydrogenase, translating into MPPLKLILVPAPLILWLFWLVLRTALGRLPTRVSVTVGLSIVTLVYFLLVVGTGIFWVARQELPVFDWHYLPGYLLLLLTLAHVVLHWRNVAAFLRRRAPEGLVAPGRTRFVAGVRWTGYTAAGGACVALVFLLGMRQGSRHITLLTAGGDVRATDVGQGGQVPVRWVQGDGASLPLAQWYHEGSSFPARNALPGLTLEARPPLYKTYPGEAVPLPGALPVDGPGVLAAYDAWRTGRPLAAQGPLDLAQLSLILFHAQGISATIQRPNFTYDLRTAPSAGALYPVNVYVAASGVQGLARGIYYYHPKRAALVRVKDRSESNRIAMACGGARYFDKAPAVLILTTTFARTAFKYQERAYRYVAMDTGHAAYNLALAAASQGWLSPMIGRFDDRALQLVLGLEPATEAPLLVMPLTREKADKDDPAFRSETAAPGKGTFVDLIHGGTSLRVAGGKLALPPRAEPPEPPAPGDLALPPPAAGLPFLPAARARRSERNYLPGPVTLEELSALCAASSGSRGTTDPLLAGTAPLGLYPVVRNVKGLPPGVYRYLPGAHALRLVKAGDFSRTCEAACVQQDFCATANVVFVKTVAWKDLFLPDGDRGYRYANIRAGVVGEGLYLQGTALGLGVCGVGAFQDPDVAALLGIDLQREVPLYVTAVGRR; encoded by the coding sequence TTGCCGCCCCTCAAGCTGATCCTTGTGCCCGCACCCCTGATCCTTTGGCTCTTCTGGCTGGTCCTGAGGACCGCCCTGGGCCGCCTGCCCACCCGTGTAAGCGTGACCGTCGGCCTCAGCATCGTCACCCTCGTCTACTTCCTCCTGGTGGTGGGGACGGGCATCTTCTGGGTGGCCCGGCAGGAGCTCCCGGTCTTCGACTGGCACTACCTGCCCGGCTACCTCCTCCTGCTCCTGACCCTTGCCCACGTGGTGCTGCACTGGCGCAACGTCGCCGCCTTCCTGCGCCGGCGGGCGCCGGAGGGCCTCGTGGCGCCGGGGCGGACCCGCTTCGTGGCCGGAGTTCGCTGGACGGGCTACACGGCCGCAGGCGGCGCCTGCGTGGCCCTGGTCTTCCTCCTGGGCATGCGCCAGGGCTCCCGGCACATCACCCTGCTCACCGCCGGAGGGGACGTCCGCGCCACGGACGTGGGGCAGGGGGGCCAGGTGCCCGTGCGCTGGGTTCAGGGCGACGGCGCGTCCCTCCCCCTGGCGCAGTGGTACCACGAGGGCAGCTCCTTCCCCGCCCGCAACGCCCTCCCCGGCCTCACCCTCGAGGCCCGCCCCCCGCTGTACAAGACCTACCCCGGGGAGGCGGTCCCCCTCCCCGGGGCCCTGCCCGTGGACGGCCCCGGGGTGCTCGCCGCCTACGACGCATGGCGCACCGGCCGCCCCCTGGCCGCCCAGGGCCCCCTGGACCTGGCGCAGCTGAGCCTGATCCTCTTCCACGCCCAGGGCATCAGCGCGACCATCCAGCGCCCCAACTTCACCTACGACCTCCGCACCGCCCCCAGCGCCGGGGCGCTGTACCCCGTGAACGTCTACGTGGCCGCCAGTGGCGTCCAGGGCCTGGCCCGGGGCATCTACTACTACCACCCCAAGCGGGCCGCCCTGGTCCGGGTGAAGGACCGCTCGGAGTCCAACCGGATCGCCATGGCCTGCGGCGGCGCGAGGTATTTCGACAAGGCCCCCGCCGTCCTGATCCTCACCACCACGTTCGCCCGCACCGCCTTCAAGTACCAGGAGCGCGCCTACCGCTACGTGGCCATGGACACCGGCCACGCCGCCTACAACCTGGCCCTGGCCGCCGCCTCCCAGGGCTGGCTGTCCCCCATGATCGGCCGGTTCGATGACCGGGCGCTCCAACTGGTCCTGGGCCTGGAACCCGCCACCGAAGCCCCCCTCCTCGTCATGCCCCTTACCCGCGAGAAGGCGGACAAGGACGACCCCGCGTTCCGCTCCGAGACCGCCGCGCCGGGCAAGGGCACCTTCGTGGACCTCATCCACGGCGGCACCTCCCTGCGGGTCGCCGGCGGCAAGCTCGCGCTGCCGCCCCGCGCCGAACCCCCGGAGCCCCCGGCCCCCGGCGACCTCGCCCTCCCCCCTCCCGCCGCCGGCCTACCGTTCCTCCCGGCCGCCCGGGCCCGCCGCTCCGAGCGCAACTACCTTCCCGGCCCCGTGACCCTGGAGGAGCTCTCCGCCCTGTGCGCCGCGTCCAGCGGCTCCCGGGGCACCACCGACCCCCTCCTGGCCGGCACGGCCCCGCTGGGCCTCTACCCGGTCGTTCGGAACGTGAAGGGCCTCCCGCCCGGCGTCTACCGCTACCTCCCCGGCGCCCACGCCCTCCGCCTGGTGAAGGCCGGGGACTTCTCCCGCACCTGCGAGGCCGCCTGCGTGCAGCAGGACTTCTGCGCCACCGCCAACGTGGTCTTCGTGAAGACCGTGGCATGGAAGGACCTGTTCCTGCCCGACGGGGACCGGGGCTACCGGTATGCCAACATCCGGGCGGGCGTGGTGGGGGAGGGGCTCTACCTCCAGGGTACGGCACTGGGCCTGGGCGTCTGCGGCGTCGGGGCGTTCCAGGACCCCGACGTGGCGGCGCTGCTGGGGATCGATCTGCAGCGGGAAGTGCCGCTCTATGTGACCGCAGTTGGGCGGCGTTAG
- a CDS encoding exodeoxyribonuclease V subunit gamma, with translation MLELTYSNRTEALLDLLASRVRAERAAGRGPWEPIHLVAPNPYFKEYLRQALARELGVAANIEFTYLDGLWKDLLVDDGRKLLAFDLIRAGLLGILGDRGLLAQPDMVPVRDYLGTETGQLKRVQLATELAKVFEEYQMSRPDWIDAWRAGRKVTADPGLETWQSRLWLEVVRVLDTAGQPARHLTLLELIRGSRFEGMKLPRAIHAFGLTHVAQAYQQIFQAFAPLPDTTLHLYALNPCGEFWEDLDTGRNRLWTGHPKREAARAGAWDATTEDPYRLAVDGPLALRLWGRPGREKIRLLNEVSDCDFTSAFELPGASTLLGRLQRDILLYKEPDAAEGSGPDDSVRCLACPSPRREAEVVASEIWRLLELHAQTDRPLHFSEIAVVVPPGDQETYYAHLQAAFHDARQIPMVQGTGAFPILRETLEAVELLLALPTSGLTRAAVLRVLLHPALRRRSGDLDTGAWERWSEEFGIVRGADRADWAGTYLAEDALNWDQGLKRLVLGAFMTEGADFRSGDDTYRVNGARDEGPATVFIAEVRGLCGDARDLAGLAAEPGAWPRRLFGYLEKWLAVDEGDEAEAVLKALDRIKGYLDRMFERLPPALALPRMDFIAARHLALEALERLKDEQPANLARGVVVTSYAAMRAIPFRAIFLMGNGEGSFPTRNPRNALDLRAEGRRPGDVSQTEKEKYLFLEMLLSARDHLVLSYVALDELSGEPFEPSGLYKEFRQLLAAYLAPEWAPAKKRDPFLETHPLRRFDAAYFPGWFPGGGRLRTCSEAAEKEARALWLGNQARAQGVVMPPRVGDLRQDAAGTLRAALDTPGVPEASGAREVIKLSLSDLRTFLECPLTGAAAVRLGLRKRDLADRAAVENEPFQSDFLESWALQREVALGALTGLEPAEAVYDRCLKRLQSEGAAPFGVFSEAERGANLQVIRNWVTYLRNTPGRPETWRLGGNRSGAEAIDHALPPLTLTVRVAGEERTVELGGDLRVQFGGSLFLETGKRPSASALGKVQKKALAAFVDHHVLACVDASHGEHLARFVFEAAVSGQQEFTFRFPALAPEQARERLRAWLEDLLDRDHAVLLPIEAVLKGWPEKLSRESILAFVDESLNGPVPTPFSTVRGPVPDPAGYPPPADPKAIMDLRLKDYLDLVCGVAGEGA, from the coding sequence ATGCTCGAGCTGACCTACTCCAACCGCACCGAAGCCCTGCTCGACCTCCTCGCCTCCCGGGTGCGGGCCGAGCGGGCCGCGGGCCGGGGCCCCTGGGAGCCCATCCACCTGGTGGCCCCCAACCCGTATTTCAAGGAATACCTCCGCCAGGCCCTGGCCCGGGAGCTGGGCGTGGCGGCGAACATCGAGTTCACCTATCTGGATGGGCTGTGGAAGGACCTCCTGGTGGACGACGGCCGGAAGCTGCTGGCCTTCGACCTCATCCGGGCCGGGCTTCTCGGCATCCTGGGGGACCGGGGGCTGCTGGCCCAGCCGGACATGGTGCCGGTGCGGGACTACCTGGGCACGGAGACCGGGCAGCTCAAGCGCGTTCAGCTGGCCACCGAGCTGGCCAAGGTCTTCGAGGAATACCAGATGAGCCGGCCGGACTGGATCGACGCCTGGCGCGCGGGGCGCAAGGTCACCGCGGACCCCGGCCTGGAGACCTGGCAGTCCCGCCTCTGGCTGGAAGTCGTGCGGGTCCTGGACACCGCGGGCCAGCCGGCGCGCCATCTCACGCTCCTCGAACTCATCAGGGGATCGCGCTTCGAGGGCATGAAGCTCCCCCGGGCCATCCACGCCTTCGGCCTGACCCACGTGGCCCAGGCCTACCAGCAGATCTTCCAGGCCTTCGCGCCGCTGCCGGACACGACCCTCCACCTCTACGCCCTCAACCCCTGCGGGGAGTTCTGGGAGGACCTGGACACGGGCCGGAACCGGCTGTGGACGGGCCATCCCAAGCGGGAGGCGGCCCGGGCCGGCGCCTGGGACGCGACCACCGAGGATCCCTACCGCCTTGCCGTCGACGGCCCGCTCGCCCTGCGCCTGTGGGGCCGCCCGGGCCGCGAGAAGATCCGCCTGCTCAACGAGGTGAGCGACTGCGACTTCACCTCCGCCTTCGAGCTGCCCGGCGCTTCGACCCTCCTGGGCCGGCTCCAGCGGGACATCCTGCTCTACAAGGAGCCCGACGCCGCCGAGGGGTCGGGGCCGGACGACAGCGTGCGCTGCCTCGCCTGCCCCAGCCCCAGGCGCGAAGCCGAGGTCGTGGCCTCGGAAATCTGGCGCCTGCTGGAGCTGCACGCCCAGACGGACCGCCCGCTGCATTTCTCCGAGATCGCCGTGGTGGTGCCGCCCGGCGACCAGGAGACCTATTACGCCCACCTCCAGGCCGCCTTCCACGACGCCCGCCAGATCCCCATGGTGCAGGGCACCGGCGCCTTCCCCATCCTGCGGGAGACCCTGGAGGCCGTGGAGCTGCTGCTGGCCCTGCCCACCTCCGGCCTCACCCGTGCCGCCGTCCTGCGCGTCCTCCTGCACCCCGCCCTGCGCCGCCGCTCCGGCGACCTGGACACCGGCGCCTGGGAGCGGTGGAGCGAGGAGTTCGGCATCGTCCGGGGCGCCGACCGCGCGGACTGGGCGGGCACGTACCTGGCCGAGGACGCCCTGAACTGGGACCAGGGCCTCAAGCGCCTGGTGCTGGGCGCCTTCATGACCGAAGGCGCGGACTTCCGGTCGGGGGACGACACCTACCGTGTGAACGGGGCGCGGGACGAGGGCCCGGCCACGGTCTTCATCGCCGAGGTCCGCGGCCTCTGCGGGGACGCCCGGGACCTGGCCGGCCTGGCCGCCGAGCCCGGGGCCTGGCCCCGCCGCCTGTTCGGCTACCTGGAGAAGTGGCTCGCCGTGGACGAAGGCGACGAGGCCGAGGCGGTGCTCAAGGCCCTGGACCGCATCAAGGGCTACCTGGACCGGATGTTCGAACGCCTGCCCCCGGCCCTGGCGCTGCCCCGCATGGACTTCATCGCCGCCCGCCACCTGGCCCTGGAGGCCCTGGAGCGCCTCAAGGACGAGCAGCCCGCGAACCTGGCACGGGGGGTCGTGGTGACCTCGTACGCCGCCATGCGCGCCATCCCCTTCCGGGCCATCTTCCTCATGGGCAACGGCGAGGGCAGCTTCCCCACCCGCAACCCGAGGAACGCCCTCGACCTGCGCGCCGAGGGCCGCCGTCCCGGCGACGTGAGCCAGACGGAGAAGGAGAAGTACCTGTTCCTGGAGATGCTCCTGTCCGCCCGGGACCACCTGGTGCTCAGCTACGTGGCCCTGGACGAGCTCAGCGGCGAGCCCTTCGAGCCTTCGGGCCTCTACAAGGAGTTCCGCCAGCTGCTGGCCGCCTACCTCGCGCCGGAATGGGCGCCCGCGAAAAAGCGGGACCCCTTCCTGGAGACCCATCCCCTGCGGCGCTTCGACGCGGCCTATTTCCCCGGCTGGTTCCCGGGCGGCGGGCGGCTGCGCACCTGCTCGGAAGCCGCCGAGAAGGAGGCCCGGGCCCTGTGGCTGGGCAACCAGGCCAGGGCCCAGGGCGTGGTCATGCCCCCGCGCGTGGGCGACCTGCGGCAGGATGCCGCCGGCACCCTGCGCGCGGCCCTGGACACCCCCGGGGTGCCCGAGGCCTCCGGCGCCAGGGAGGTCATCAAGCTCAGCCTCTCCGACCTCCGCACCTTCCTGGAGTGCCCCCTCACCGGCGCCGCCGCCGTGCGCCTGGGCCTGCGCAAGCGGGACCTGGCGGACCGGGCAGCGGTGGAGAACGAACCCTTCCAGAGCGACTTCCTGGAGTCCTGGGCCCTGCAGCGCGAGGTCGCCCTGGGGGCCCTGACCGGCCTCGAGCCGGCCGAGGCGGTCTACGACCGCTGCCTCAAGCGCCTCCAGTCCGAAGGCGCCGCGCCCTTCGGGGTGTTCTCCGAGGCGGAGCGGGGCGCCAACCTGCAGGTCATCCGGAACTGGGTCACCTACCTCCGGAACACCCCCGGCCGCCCCGAAACCTGGCGCCTGGGCGGCAACCGGTCCGGCGCCGAGGCCATCGATCACGCCCTGCCGCCCCTGACCCTGACCGTGCGGGTCGCCGGCGAGGAGCGCACGGTGGAGCTGGGCGGCGACCTGCGGGTGCAGTTCGGGGGCTCCCTCTTCCTGGAGACCGGCAAGCGCCCCTCCGCGTCCGCCCTGGGCAAGGTCCAGAAGAAGGCCCTGGCCGCCTTCGTGGACCACCACGTGCTGGCCTGCGTCGATGCGTCCCACGGGGAGCACCTGGCGCGGTTCGTCTTCGAAGCCGCGGTGAGCGGCCAGCAGGAATTCACCTTCCGCTTTCCGGCCCTGGCGCCGGAGCAGGCCCGGGAACGCCTGCGGGCCTGGCTGGAGGACCTCCTCGACCGCGACCACGCGGTGCTCCTGCCCATCGAGGCGGTCCTCAAGGGGTGGCCGGAGAAGCTCAGCCGGGAAAGCATCCTGGCCTTCGTGGACGAGAGCCTCAATGGCCCCGTGCCGACCCCGTTCAGCACCGTGCGCGGGCCCGTCCCCGATCCCGCCGGCTACCCCCCGCCCGCCGATCCCAAGGCCATCATGGACCTCCGGCTCAAGGACTACCTGGACCTCGTGTGCGGTGTGGCAGGGGAGGGGGCCTGA
- a CDS encoding exodeoxyribonuclease V subunit beta encodes MVTFGKPALLEGIAGSCAIEASAGTGKTYTLEHLIVQLILEGTALENILVVTFTKKATLELKARVRDKLAGLVALDMDQVQPGEVPCELTPELKARLVAALMAFDRATISTIHGFCQQVLKDSAFEGGQLFQQETIASDEAFDRAFTTMLRTDFATRQANLLRVALRFLGTPADLRDLLKEALKEDQLDLPAFADARSFLSAFPVALAQAFLADPKPFGFPEGATAIKNRLNLILPRLELFLQGTPEEFWLDGDWIKVQLLDKLGPFSVDGLGGEAADLARAVRELANFKAILVAAFLPPLRAELRRFKAEEGLFDFDDMISQVAGALEGPQGEALAGRLRERFHIALIDEFQDTDARQWKIFSRVFLASPGHRLFLVGDPKQAIYGFRGGDLPTYVEALAELGRKGAQVLHLATNYRSTRGVIGGYNAIFRNTGGVPFFTGGNEGHYEHPVDCGKPALALTGAPSIKVVDVKVADARTTKLQAAAALARALEATLGEGRFNGEPLGPGDVYVLTRTLGEGRIMADALRARGIPAALYRQDGLFDGPEAEACRDLMLAIEAPFDECRRAKVLLGPFFGLNLAEAEKARNLPEGHPILTRLFAWRELAARGRYGEMFNRVVSESGLSQRLLFLDESQRALTNLLHILELLQQQALGGHCTLAGLAVQVQRWIDGEDRPAVEEGETQRLERDGGTVQVLTMHKAKGLQAPVVVLFGGLSQGSTKANLHRYHLHGERHAWVGSTKAATAAVQALIETEESEEGERLAYVALTRAEAQLILPCYVPGDEPPAPGGSFDPAGDPKKGLYRNVNRRLKTLLGPAPRDDFERLPASVAVPATRTPNPGPWTLELPAPLDLPAFPSLRKLGRPLWMFSYSSLQKGLKPGWGEGAHLEEVKEFTPADGPRGGKKLGTKVHAALEHVDLASFAGVDQDTWLALPSTKALAAAWLPEEGRREALRWIHHAMTMPCPLPDGGTAVLHEADELLRELDFLTPYADRPDFLHGSMDVLFRTGGKAYVLDWKTNRLPGYDPASLDQTVRDHYWLQVQIYASTACRFLGITDEAQYDAFGGVVYVFLRGLPEGGLWTCRPSWAELQAWEAELKALPVDQMVPPHAGGEPRDR; translated from the coding sequence ATGGTCACGTTCGGCAAACCCGCCCTTCTGGAAGGCATCGCAGGCTCCTGCGCCATCGAGGCCAGCGCCGGCACCGGCAAGACCTACACCCTGGAACACCTCATCGTCCAGCTCATCCTGGAGGGCACCGCCCTGGAGAACATCCTGGTGGTGACCTTCACGAAGAAGGCCACCCTGGAGCTGAAGGCCCGGGTGCGCGACAAGCTGGCCGGGCTGGTGGCCCTGGACATGGACCAGGTCCAGCCGGGCGAAGTCCCCTGCGAGCTCACGCCGGAGCTGAAGGCCCGCCTCGTTGCCGCCCTCATGGCCTTCGACCGGGCGACCATCTCCACCATCCACGGCTTCTGCCAGCAGGTCCTCAAGGACAGCGCCTTCGAAGGCGGCCAGCTCTTCCAGCAGGAGACCATCGCCAGCGACGAGGCCTTCGACCGGGCGTTCACGACCATGCTGCGCACGGACTTCGCCACCCGGCAGGCGAACCTCCTCCGGGTCGCCCTGCGGTTCCTGGGCACCCCCGCGGACCTGCGGGACCTGCTCAAGGAGGCCCTCAAGGAGGACCAGCTCGACCTGCCCGCATTCGCGGACGCCCGCAGTTTCCTGAGCGCCTTCCCGGTGGCCCTGGCCCAGGCGTTCCTGGCCGACCCCAAACCGTTCGGCTTCCCCGAAGGCGCCACCGCCATCAAGAACCGCCTGAACCTGATCCTCCCGCGCCTGGAGCTGTTCCTGCAGGGCACTCCCGAGGAGTTCTGGCTGGACGGGGACTGGATCAAGGTCCAGCTCCTGGACAAGCTGGGTCCCTTCTCCGTGGACGGCCTCGGCGGCGAGGCCGCCGACCTGGCCCGGGCGGTGCGCGAGCTGGCCAACTTCAAGGCGATCCTGGTCGCCGCCTTCCTGCCTCCGCTGCGCGCCGAGCTCCGCCGCTTCAAGGCCGAGGAGGGGCTGTTCGACTTCGACGACATGATCAGCCAGGTGGCCGGCGCCCTGGAAGGTCCCCAGGGGGAGGCCCTCGCCGGCCGCCTGCGGGAGCGCTTCCACATCGCCCTCATCGACGAGTTCCAGGACACCGACGCCCGGCAGTGGAAGATCTTCAGCCGCGTCTTCCTGGCGTCGCCCGGGCACCGCCTCTTCCTCGTGGGGGATCCCAAGCAGGCCATCTACGGCTTCCGGGGCGGGGACCTGCCCACCTACGTGGAGGCCCTGGCCGAGCTCGGGCGAAAGGGCGCCCAGGTCCTGCACCTGGCCACCAACTACCGCTCCACCCGGGGCGTCATCGGCGGCTACAACGCCATCTTCCGGAATACCGGGGGCGTCCCCTTCTTCACCGGCGGCAACGAGGGCCACTACGAGCACCCCGTGGACTGCGGCAAGCCCGCGCTGGCCCTGACCGGGGCCCCGTCCATCAAGGTGGTGGACGTGAAGGTGGCCGACGCCCGCACCACCAAGCTCCAGGCCGCGGCGGCCCTGGCCCGGGCCCTGGAGGCGACCCTCGGGGAGGGCCGGTTCAACGGCGAGCCGCTGGGGCCGGGGGATGTCTACGTGCTGACCCGCACCCTCGGCGAGGGCCGGATCATGGCCGACGCCCTGCGCGCCCGGGGCATCCCCGCCGCGCTCTACCGCCAGGACGGGCTCTTCGACGGTCCCGAGGCCGAAGCCTGCCGCGACCTGATGCTGGCCATCGAAGCGCCCTTCGACGAGTGCCGCCGCGCCAAGGTTCTGCTGGGGCCCTTCTTCGGGCTGAACCTCGCGGAGGCGGAGAAGGCCCGCAACCTGCCGGAAGGCCACCCCATCCTCACCCGGCTCTTCGCCTGGCGGGAGCTGGCCGCCCGCGGCCGTTATGGCGAAATGTTCAACCGCGTGGTGTCCGAAAGCGGCCTGAGCCAGCGGCTCCTCTTCCTGGACGAGAGCCAGCGCGCCCTCACCAACCTCCTGCACATCCTGGAGCTCCTCCAGCAGCAGGCCCTGGGCGGCCACTGCACCCTGGCGGGCCTGGCCGTGCAGGTGCAGCGCTGGATCGACGGCGAGGACCGCCCGGCGGTGGAGGAAGGGGAGACCCAGCGCCTGGAGCGCGACGGCGGCACCGTGCAGGTGCTCACCATGCACAAGGCCAAGGGCCTCCAGGCCCCCGTGGTGGTCCTGTTCGGCGGCCTGTCCCAGGGCAGCACCAAGGCCAACCTCCACCGCTACCACCTCCACGGGGAGCGCCACGCCTGGGTGGGCTCCACCAAGGCCGCCACCGCCGCCGTCCAGGCCCTCATCGAGACGGAGGAGTCCGAGGAGGGCGAGCGCCTGGCCTACGTGGCCCTCACCCGGGCCGAAGCCCAGCTCATCCTCCCCTGCTACGTGCCGGGAGACGAGCCTCCCGCCCCCGGCGGCAGCTTCGACCCCGCCGGCGACCCGAAGAAGGGCCTCTACCGCAACGTGAACCGCCGCCTGAAGACCCTGCTGGGCCCGGCGCCCCGCGATGACTTCGAGCGCCTTCCGGCCAGCGTGGCGGTCCCGGCCACCCGGACCCCCAACCCCGGCCCCTGGACCCTGGAGCTCCCCGCACCCCTGGACTTGCCCGCCTTCCCGTCCCTGCGCAAACTCGGGCGCCCCCTGTGGATGTTCAGCTATTCCAGCCTCCAGAAGGGCCTCAAGCCCGGCTGGGGGGAAGGGGCCCACCTGGAGGAGGTGAAGGAGTTCACCCCCGCCGACGGCCCCCGCGGCGGCAAGAAGCTCGGCACGAAGGTCCATGCCGCCCTCGAGCATGTGGACCTGGCCTCCTTCGCCGGCGTGGACCAGGACACGTGGCTCGCGCTGCCGTCCACCAAGGCCCTGGCCGCCGCGTGGCTCCCCGAGGAGGGCCGCAGGGAGGCCCTGCGCTGGATCCACCACGCCATGACGATGCCCTGTCCGCTGCCCGACGGCGGCACCGCCGTGCTCCACGAGGCCGACGAGCTGCTCCGGGAGCTGGACTTCCTCACGCCCTACGCCGATCGTCCGGATTTCCTGCACGGCTCCATGGACGTGCTCTTCCGGACCGGGGGAAAGGCCTATGTGCTGGACTGGAAGACCAACCGCCTGCCCGGCTACGACCCCGCGTCCCTGGACCAGACCGTCCGGGACCACTACTGGCTGCAGGTGCAGATCTACGCCAGCACCGCCTGCCGCTTCCTGGGCATCACGGACGAGGCGCAATACGACGCCTTCGGCGGCGTGGTGTACGTGTTCCTGCGCGGCCTCCCCGAGGGTGGCCTCTGGACCTGCCGTCCGTCCTGGGCCGAACTCCAGGCCTGGGAGGCCGAGCTCAAGGCCCTCCCCGTCGACCAGATGGTCCCCCCCCACGCCGGAGGCGAGCCCCGTGACCGATGA
- a CDS encoding hotdog fold thioesterase translates to MAIWKQPISLEILTAMSQKTTVEWLGIEFLEIGEDCLMGRVPVDERTRQPFGILHGGVSVVLAETLGSCAAGFAAPAGHAAVGIDINANHLKSVSQGWVTGVARPVHLGRSTQVWSIEMRDDAGDLTCVSRLTIAVLAPKP, encoded by the coding sequence ATGGCCATCTGGAAGCAGCCCATCTCCCTCGAAATCCTCACCGCCATGAGTCAAAAAACCACCGTCGAATGGCTGGGGATCGAGTTCCTGGAAATCGGCGAGGACTGCCTCATGGGCCGGGTGCCGGTGGACGAGCGCACCCGCCAGCCCTTCGGCATCCTCCACGGCGGCGTCAGCGTGGTGCTGGCCGAGACCCTGGGCTCCTGCGCCGCGGGCTTCGCGGCGCCCGCGGGCCATGCCGCCGTGGGCATCGACATCAACGCCAACCACCTCAAGAGCGTCTCCCAGGGGTGGGTGACCGGCGTGGCCCGCCCCGTCCACCTGGGCCGCAGCACCCAGGTGTGGTCGATCGAGATGCGGGACGACGCGGGGGACCTCACCTGCGTGTCGAGGTTGACCATCGCCGTGCTGGCGCCCAAACCGTAG